A stretch of DNA from Variovorax paradoxus:
ACGCGTGGCTGCCACGCGTGGCCGGCGCTGCCGTCGTCGCCCTCGGCGCCACGCTGCTGGCCCAGGCGATCTGAGGCGGCCATGACGCCCGGCGAACTCCTCATCGACGACGGCGAGCACACGCTCAACCCCGGCCGCCGCGCGCTCACGCTGGTGGTGCGCAACACGGCCGACCGGCCGATCCAGGTCGGATCGCACTATCACTTCGCCGAAACCAACGGCGCCCTCGACTTCGACCGCGCCGCCGCACGCGGCATGCGGCTGAACATCGCCTCGGGCGCCGCGGTGCGCTTCGAGCCGGGCCAGCAGCGCACGGTCGAGCTGGTCGATTTTTCCGGCGATCGCATCGTCTACGGCTTTCGCGGCCTCGTTCAAGGGAAGCTCTGAAACATGGCCACCATCGGGCGACGCGCCTATGCAGAAATCTTCGGCCCCACCGTGGGCGACCGGGTTCGTCTCGCGGACACCGACCTGCTGATCGAAGTGGAAGCCGACTACACGCTGCGCGCCGGCGGCTACGGCGAAGAGGTGAAGTTCGGCGGCGGCAAGACGATCCGCGACGGCATGGCGCAGTCGCAGCGCACGCGCGCCCAAGGCGCCGTCGACACGGTGATGACCAACGCCCTCATCCTCGATCACTGGGGCATCGTGAAAGCCGACATCGGCCTGAAGGACGGCCGCATCGCCGCCATCGGCAAGGCCGGCAATCCCGACGTGCAACCGGGCGTGGATATCGTCATCGGCCCGGGCACCGAGATCATCAGCTGCGAAGGCACCATCGTCACCGCGGGCGGCATCGACAGCCACATCCACTTCATCTGCCCGCAGCAGATCGAGGAGGCGCTGGCCTCGGGCGTGACGACCATGCTCGGCGGCGGCACCGGCCCGGCCACCGGCACCTTCGCGACCACCGCGACGCCGGGCCCGTGGCACATCGAGCGCATGCTGCAGGCGGCCGATGCCTTCCCGATGAACCTCGGCTTTCTCGGCAAGGGCAACGCGAGCCTGCCCGATGCGCTGCACGAGCAGATCGAAGCCGGCGTCATCGGCTTGAAGCTGCATGAAGACTGGGGCACCACGCCCGCGGCCATCAGCAACTGCCTCGATGTGGCCGACGCCACCGACACGCAGGTGGCGATCCACAGCGACACGCTGAACGAATCGGGCTTTGTCGAGAACACCATTGCCGCCGTGGGCGGACGCGCCATCTGCGCCTTCCACACCGAGGGCGCGGGCGGCGGCCATGCGCCCGACATCCTGCGCGTGGTGGGCGAGGCGAACTTTCTGCCCTCGTCGACCAACCCGACGATGCCCTACACGGTGAACACGCTCGACGAGCACGTCGACATGCTCATGGTGTGCCACCACCTCGATGCCGGCATCGCCGAAGACCTGGCCTTTGCCGAGTCGCGCATCCGCAAGGAAACCATCGCCGCCGAAGACGTGCTGCACGACCTGGGCGCGATCAGCATGTTCAGCTCCGACAGCCAGGCCATGGGCCGTGTCGGCGAGGTGGTCATCCGCACCTGGCAGACCGCGCACAAGATGAAGCAGCAGCGCGGCGCGCTGCCCGAAGACAGCGAACGCAACGACAACTTCCGTGCGCGGCGCTACGTGGCCAAGTACA
This window harbors:
- a CDS encoding urease subunit beta — encoded protein: MTPGELLIDDGEHTLNPGRRALTLVVRNTADRPIQVGSHYHFAETNGALDFDRAAARGMRLNIASGAAVRFEPGQQRTVELVDFSGDRIVYGFRGLVQGKL
- the ureC gene encoding urease subunit alpha; this translates as MATIGRRAYAEIFGPTVGDRVRLADTDLLIEVEADYTLRAGGYGEEVKFGGGKTIRDGMAQSQRTRAQGAVDTVMTNALILDHWGIVKADIGLKDGRIAAIGKAGNPDVQPGVDIVIGPGTEIISCEGTIVTAGGIDSHIHFICPQQIEEALASGVTTMLGGGTGPATGTFATTATPGPWHIERMLQAADAFPMNLGFLGKGNASLPDALHEQIEAGVIGLKLHEDWGTTPAAISNCLDVADATDTQVAIHSDTLNESGFVENTIAAVGGRAICAFHTEGAGGGHAPDILRVVGEANFLPSSTNPTMPYTVNTLDEHVDMLMVCHHLDAGIAEDLAFAESRIRKETIAAEDVLHDLGAISMFSSDSQAMGRVGEVVIRTWQTAHKMKQQRGALPEDSERNDNFRARRYVAKYTINPALAHGIAHEVGSIEVGKWADLVVWKPAFFGVKPFTIIKGGTIAMAAMGDPSASIPTPQPVHFRPMFGAYGGSLAKSSLTFVSQAGLAAGIKERYGLSKHLSAVKNIRNVRKQDLIHNGYTPKMEIDAQTYAVRADGHLLTCEPAKVLPMAQRYFLF